The genomic interval GTGGGACCTGCCGGCGGTGGCGCGGCTGCACCGCGAGTTCCTGGAGCTGCACGAGCCGGTGCTGCGGGACTGGGAGGCGTCCGGGGACACCGAGGACGCGCCCCGCCCGCAGACCGCCTACCGGGACTATCTGCTGGCCCTGGACTCATGGCGGCAACTCCCCTATGCGGACCCGGGTCTGCCGTCGCAGCTGCTGCCCGGGGACTGGCCGGGCGGGCGGTCGGCGGAGGTGTTCGGCCGGCTGCACGAGCGGCTGCGGGACGCCGGGGAGCGGTACGTGCGGCCGTGACCCCGCCGGGGTGAAATCCAGGTGCCCCGGGCCCCGGCCCACGGGCAGGATGAGGCATGACCTGGACCCTCACGAACGACGTCGCCACGTTCCTCGCCGCGGCCGGCGCGTCGCTCGCCGCGCGGCCCGTCGAGCACACGGTGGCGCTGACCGTCACCGAGCGGCTGAGATGTGCGGGCCCGCACCACTACGGCGGGGGCGATCCGGTGCTCGGCTGGTGGCGCGGGGCGGACGGGGCGGTGGCGGGGACCGTGCTGCGCACGCCGCCGCATCCCGCGCTGCTGAACGCCGTGCCGGCCAAGGCGGTGGGTCCGCTGGCCGACGCCCTGGGTTCGGGCCAGGATCTGGACGCCGTCAACGCGGACCGGGACACCGCGGCGCTGCTGGCCGCCCGGCTCCCCGGCTACCGGACCGAGCAGGAGCAGCGGCTGTACCGGCTGGGCCCGGCGCGACCGCCCTCCCCCGCGCCGGGGGGCCGGGCCAGGGCGGCGACGCCGGCGGACCGGGCGCTGCTGGTGGAGTGGGTGCGCGGGTTCGCCGAGGAGACCGGGCAGTCGAAGTCCTCGGCCGAGTGGCTGGTGGACGAGGGCACGGAACGCGGGGCGCTCACTCTCTGGGAGAACGGCGGGGCTCCGGTGGCTCTCGCCGGCCGCTCCCGGATGCTGGCGGGCACGGTGCGGGTGACCTTGGTGTACACCCCGCCGGGGTTGCGCGGCCGGGGGTACGCGGCCGCCGTGACGGATGAGGCCGGGCGGGCGGCCCGGGAGGCGGGGGCGACGGAGGTCGTGCTCTTCGCCGACCTCGCCAATCCGACGAGCAACGGCGTGTATCTGCGCATCGGCTACGAAGCGGTGGCGGACCGGCTGCTGTTGACGAGGACCTCGTGAGCGCGGAGCCCGTGTCGGCGGAGCCGGTGGCCGAGGAGCCCGTGACCGTCCCCGTGGCTGAGGAGCCCGCGTCGGCGGAGCCGCTGTGGCTCGTCGCCGCGAACGTGGTGCGGTGGCGGCGGTACGGCGACGGCGGGCAGGAACTGAGGCCCGGGACCAAGTCGTACCGGGGCGGGTCGAAGGTGCACGTCGTCGGCGCCTACGGGGGCATGGGGCACGAGCAGCTGACCACCGTCGGGCGCGGCCGGCACACCGGGGCGTACATCACCATCGACATGGCGACCCGCAACCTCCACACCTTCCGGCCCGTCGCGGTGTACAGCCCGGCGGTACTGCGCCGCGTGGCGGCGGTGGGCGTCGACGGATCATGGGCCACGCGGGAGCATGCGGAGGAGCTGGCCGCCCTGCTCGGGCGCCTGGCCCCGGCCTACCGCGAGGAACACTGGGGCGGTGTGCCGCACCCGGTCCCCTGCCGGTGCCACGGCTGCCTCAGCCCAGCGTGAGCCGGGGCTTCGGTCCGTCGGTGCGGCCGGTGGGCGGGGGACGGCTGCCCGCACCGTACGGAAGGGGCCAGGGAACGCCGGGGCCGCTGTAGCCCTGTTCGGCCGCCGCGTGCAGGGTCCAGTGCGGGTCGTACAGATGGGGGCGGGCCAGGGCGCAGAGGTCGGCGCGGCCTGCCAGGAGCAGGGAGTTGACGTCGTCCCAGGAGGAGATCGCGCCGACCGCGATGACGGGGACGCCGACGGTGTTGCGGATCCGGTCGGCGTACGGGGTCTGGTAGGAGCGGCCGTACTCGGGGCGCTCATCGGCCACGACCTGGCCGGTGGAGACGTCGATGGCGTCGGCCCCGTGGTCGGCGAAGGCGCGGGCGATCGTGACGGCGTCCTCGGCGTCGGTGCCGCCCTCGGCCCAGTCGGTGGCCGAGATCCGCACGGTCATCGGCCGCTCCCCCGGCCAGACTTCACGGACGGCGTCGAAGACCTCCAGGGGGAAGCGGAGCCGCCCGGCCAGCGCCCCGCCGTGGGCGTCGGTGCGGCGGTTGGTGAGCGGGGACAGGAAGCCGGAGAGCAAGTAGCCGTGGGCGCAGTGGAGCTCGAGGAGGTCGAAGCCGGAGTCGGCGGCGCGCCGGGCGGCCGCCACGAACTGCCTGCGCACGGCGTCCAGTCCGGCCCGGTCCAGCTCCGCGGGGACCTGACTGACGCCCGGCTCGTACGGCAGCGGGGAGGCGGCCGTCAGCGACCAGTTGCCGCCCTCCAGGGGCTGGTCGATGCCCTCCCACATCAGCTTCGTGGAGCCCTTGCGGCCGGAGTGGCCGAGCTGCACGCC from Streptomyces sp. CA-278952 carries:
- a CDS encoding GNAT family N-acetyltransferase; translation: MTWTLTNDVATFLAAAGASLAARPVEHTVALTVTERLRCAGPHHYGGGDPVLGWWRGADGAVAGTVLRTPPHPALLNAVPAKAVGPLADALGSGQDLDAVNADRDTAALLAARLPGYRTEQEQRLYRLGPARPPSPAPGGRARAATPADRALLVEWVRGFAEETGQSKSSAEWLVDEGTERGALTLWENGGAPVALAGRSRMLAGTVRVTLVYTPPGLRGRGYAAAVTDEAGRAAREAGATEVVLFADLANPTSNGVYLRIGYEAVADRLLLTRTS